One Faecalispora anaeroviscerum genomic window carries:
- a CDS encoding DNA cytosine methyltransferase: MSKEVCQLTLFDLDSSFGKMSPELSPVPRVKILGRSSKKLSALRTAPVMFLDLTPGSGNLLGLPYWEMNSAWLGVSSMLNTGESPSDVVESSLSQILEDSPLPKYYLSKTACLGILRRAKARDKELPVQLKTALEIQAGLTPAEETVFDMSELKSYHINQRNEGIDLNNVSGALMATQNMQMQTFVKEPLNQKEKIGFDGYAGDVTGQVAATLGTNCGNSTGRNGVIEPAICLNDQGGERMDITEDITATLRAGMGGNLPIVMATQQGCAEIAEGVCPTITASAGMSGNNQPVLFDNHGKDCRYNGPLKVAPTVASVYGTGGNNIPLLTQPLAFSLDSKDSNSMKSSNPISGCRETDKSRTLDTSNPDPSKNQGGVAILQPQESYCIAANTIDRQPQNGGNGQGVQKGVSYTLTTSDIHAIYKPESYQEVVGALCHRDYKGVNTIYVNQDKCIVDKTYQDVVGALCSGDEKGIGNQYVEQGKCIIDDGSAVFGGTGYSDFAEGISTLRASGGTNGGGSENLAVKRNLVRRLTPLECERLQGFPDGWTNIEKAADSPRYKALGNSVAIPCVDFVMRGIAYFLQQQKEESNGISIPR; this comes from the coding sequence ATGAGCAAAGAGGTATGCCAGCTCACCTTGTTCGACCTCGATTCCTCGTTTGGGAAAATGTCCCCGGAGCTTTCTCCAGTGCCGAGGGTGAAGATTTTAGGGCGGTCCTCGAAGAAATTATCCGCATTAAGGACAGCGCCTGTAATGTTCCTCGACCTGACTCCGGGAAGTGGCAATCTGCTGGGATTGCCATATTGGGAAATGAATTCAGCTTGGCTTGGCGTGTCATCGATGCTCAATACTGGGGAGTCGCCCAGCGACGTCGTAGAATCTTCCTTGTCGCAGATTTTGGAGGACTCACCGCTCCCCAAATATTATTTAAGCAAGACTGCTTGTTTGGGGATTTTGCGGAGAGCCAAAGCGAGGGATAAGGAACTGCCTGTGCAGCTCAAAACAGCACTTGAGATACAGGCAGGACTGACACCTGCTGAAGAAACAGTATTCGATATGTCAGAGCTGAAGTCCTATCATATCAATCAGCGAAATGAGGGCATTGACCTTAATAATGTGTCGGGAGCATTGATGGCAACACAAAATATGCAGATGCAGACCTTTGTGAAAGAGCCATTAAATCAGAAAGAAAAAATAGGCTTTGATGGATACGCAGGCGATGTGACAGGACAAGTAGCCGCTACCCTTGGCACCAACTGCGGAAACAGCACCGGCAGAAACGGTGTCATAGAACCCGCCATCTGCCTTAATGACCAAGGTGGAGAACGCATGGATATCACCGAAGATATTACTGCTACCCTCCGTGCAGGAATGGGTGGAAACCTGCCAATTGTAATGGCAACACAGCAAGGCTGTGCAGAAATTGCCGAGGGTGTATGCCCAACCATTACAGCCAGTGCAGGCATGTCGGGAAACAATCAGCCTGTTTTGTTCGACAATCACGGTAAGGACTGCCGCTACAATGGACCGTTAAAGGTTGCACCAACAGTGGCATCTGTTTATGGTACAGGCGGTAATAATATCCCGCTATTGACACAGCCACTTGCCTTTAGCCTTGACAGCAAGGACAGCAATTCCATGAAATCAAGCAATCCCATATCGGGATGCAGAGAAACAGATAAGTCAAGAACCCTCGACACCTCAAACCCCGATCCAAGCAAAAATCAAGGTGGAGTTGCCATTCTGCAACCCCAAGAAAGCTACTGCATAGCCGCCAATACCATAGACCGCCAGCCACAAAACGGTGGCAACGGACAGGGTGTGCAAAAGGGCGTCAGCTACACACTAACCACCTCTGATATCCATGCAATCTACAAGCCGGAATCCTACCAAGAGGTGGTGGGAGCTTTGTGCCACCGAGATTATAAGGGTGTCAACACTATCTATGTGAATCAGGACAAGTGCATCGTGGATAAAACCTATCAAGATGTAGTCGGTGCATTGTGCAGTGGTGATGAAAAAGGCATCGGCAATCAATATGTAGAGCAAGGCAAATGCATTATTGATGACGGTTCTGCTGTGTTTGGTGGAACTGGATATTCAGATTTTGCCGAGGGTATCAGTACCCTAAGAGCAAGTGGAGGAACCAACGGAGGTGGCAGTGAAAACCTTGCCGTCAAGAGAAATCTCGTCCGTAGGCTGACACCCTTGGAGTGTGAAAGACTCCAAGGCTTTCCCGATGGGTGGACGAATATTGAAAAAGCTGCCGACAGCCCACGATACAAGGCTCTTGGCAACAGTGTAGCAATTCCGTGCGTTGACTTTGTCATGCGTGGGATTGCTTATTTTTTACAACAACAAAAGGAGGAATCCAATGGAATATCTATACCCCGATAA
- a CDS encoding 4-oxalocrotonate tautomerase encodes MAETKNLCAQIPLVLHQKVCTNKEQSELTLNQYVTQLITEYYEMKEMNSNMAQTRTLALQISEELFARIKKHVDATPHLTQKAFITEIISKALDEIEAQEEINE; translated from the coding sequence ATGGCAGAAACAAAAAATCTATGCGCACAAATCCCGCTTGTACTACATCAAAAGGTATGCACAAATAAGGAGCAAAGCGAACTTACCCTAAATCAATATGTAACACAGCTTATTACCGAATACTACGAAATGAAGGAGATGAACTCAAATATGGCACAGACAAGAACGCTGGCACTACAAATCAGTGAGGAACTATTCGCACGAATCAAAAAGCACGTGGATGCCACGCCGCACCTTACCCAAAAGGCATTTATTACGGAGATTATCTCCAAGGCACTGGATGAGATTGAAGCACAAGAAGAAATTAATGAATAA
- a CDS encoding conjugal transfer protein TrbL family protein: MFIWDFILGDVMDQIIDWLYGQVVGFLGNFFSQMGNMGVELFEMTWVQSIVLFFSYLAWALYVVGLVVSCFETGIEYQNGKGSVKESLINALKGFMAVSLFTVVPIRLFELSVNLQSSLTAGITGYGTSFGEVANEIISGLSTTGGIDSAMGNGIFGGLSAITSPILMLFLIIMMGYAVIKVFFANLKRGGILLIQIAVGSLYMFSVPRGYYDGFIQWCKQIVGLCLTTFLQATILTAGLMVLKDHCLLGLGLMLAAGEVPRIAGAFGLDTSTKANMMSAVYTAQAAVNTTRTVVQAVAPK, encoded by the coding sequence TTGTTTATATGGGATTTTATCCTTGGCGATGTAATGGATCAGATCATTGACTGGCTTTATGGACAGGTGGTTGGCTTTCTTGGCAACTTCTTTTCCCAAATGGGCAACATGGGTGTCGAGCTGTTTGAAATGACTTGGGTGCAAAGTATTGTGCTGTTTTTCTCTTATCTGGCATGGGCGCTGTATGTAGTCGGTCTTGTGGTTTCCTGCTTTGAAACAGGGATCGAATACCAAAACGGTAAAGGCAGCGTTAAAGAATCCCTCATTAATGCACTCAAAGGCTTTATGGCGGTATCGCTCTTTACTGTTGTTCCCATCAGATTGTTTGAGCTTTCGGTCAATCTGCAAAGCAGTTTAACGGCAGGCATCACAGGATATGGCACCAGCTTTGGCGAGGTGGCAAATGAAATTATATCAGGACTGTCTACCACAGGTGGGATTGACAGTGCAATGGGCAACGGTATCTTTGGAGGACTCAGTGCCATAACAAGCCCAATTCTTATGCTGTTTCTTATCATCATGATGGGCTATGCCGTGATTAAAGTGTTCTTTGCAAACCTCAAACGAGGGGGTATTCTGCTCATACAAATAGCGGTTGGCAGCCTATATATGTTCTCTGTTCCGAGAGGATATTATGACGGCTTTATTCAGTGGTGTAAGCAGATTGTAGGGTTGTGCCTTACGACATTTTTGCAGGCAACAATCCTCACCGCAGGTCTGATGGTGCTAAAGGATCATTGTCTGCTTGGACTTGGTCTTATGCTTGCAGCAGGTGAAGTGCCGAGAATTGCCGGTGCCTTTGGACTGGATACAAGCACTAAGGCAAATATGATGAGTGCCGTTTACACAGCACAAGCAGCCGTCAACACCACAAGAACTGTGGTGCAGGCAGTAGCACCTAAATAA
- a CDS encoding DUF6809 family protein, with product MQKEKILKDLYRGRISPTSAPIQHDSDYHNSLTEVCRLEEKLNQLLDEQGKKLLQDFMTAQSKLGYANAEEQFICGFRLGARMILEIFEKDDEQLKPIIG from the coding sequence ATGCAGAAAGAAAAAATACTGAAAGATTTATACCGTGGCAGAATAAGTCCCACATCAGCACCAATTCAGCATGACAGCGATTACCACAACAGTTTAACCGAGGTTTGCAGATTGGAAGAAAAACTCAATCAACTCCTTGACGAACAGGGAAAAAAGCTGTTGCAGGATTTTATGACAGCACAAAGCAAGTTAGGCTATGCAAATGCTGAGGAACAGTTTATATGTGGCTTTCGCTTGGGAGCAAGAATGATACTGGAAATATTCGAAAAGGATGACGAGCAGTTAAAACCGATAATCGGTTAG
- a CDS encoding DUF7768 domain-containing protein, producing MKQIYVASPYAGDIEKNTEFAKSACRFVMNQGHAFFCPHLLYPNILDENNPKERQLGLDMGLVMLESCDELWCFGERISHGMMAEIEEAERLHIPIRRVMEYEQSFRVGEVRNQAPQMQMGTL from the coding sequence ATGAAACAAATTTATGTTGCATCCCCTTATGCCGGGGACATTGAAAAGAATACTGAGTTTGCCAAGAGTGCGTGTCGATTTGTTATGAATCAAGGACACGCATTTTTTTGTCCTCATTTGCTATATCCCAACATTTTAGATGAGAATAACCCCAAGGAAAGACAGCTCGGATTGGATATGGGACTTGTAATGCTTGAGTCCTGCGATGAGCTTTGGTGTTTTGGGGAGCGAATCTCTCATGGCATGATGGCAGAGATTGAAGAAGCGGAAAGACTTCATATTCCCATACGCAGAGTAATGGAATATGAGCAAAGTTTTCGTGTTGGCGAGGTAAGAAATCAAGCTCCCCAAATGCAGATGGGTACACTCTGA